In a genomic window of Fusobacterium perfoetens ATCC 29250:
- the gctA gene encoding glutaconate CoA-transferase subunit A → MSLKDAVAKYVKNGDHMVIGGFTTNRKPYALVYEILRQGFTDFVGESGPAGGDWDMLIGAGRVKAYINCYTANSGVTNVSRRFRAWYEQGKLNMEDYSQDVIMLMLHAASLGLPYLPVRLMMGTDLVNKWGISKEVRETIDKLPNDKFVYVENPFKPGEKVVAVPVPEIDLAIIHVQKASPDGTCSIIGDEFHDVDIAIAAKRCIVTCEQVVSNEEIRLDPTKNSIAGFCVDAVVHAPYGAHPSQCYGFYDYDNAFLKMYDVASKTQEDFEAFLKEWVYDVPTHEAYLNKLGATRLINLNIVPGLGYAKKAEEVK, encoded by the coding sequence ATGTCTTTAAAAGACGCAGTAGCAAAATATGTCAAAAATGGAGATCATATGGTTATAGGGGGATTTACAACAAATAGAAAACCATATGCATTAGTTTATGAAATTTTAAGACAAGGATTTACAGATTTTGTAGGAGAATCAGGACCTGCAGGTGGAGATTGGGATATGTTAATAGGGGCTGGAAGAGTAAAGGCTTATATTAACTGTTATACAGCTAACTCAGGAGTAACAAATGTTTCTAGACGTTTTAGAGCATGGTATGAGCAAGGAAAATTAAATATGGAAGACTATTCTCAAGATGTTATAATGCTAATGTTACATGCAGCTTCATTAGGATTACCATATTTACCAGTTCGTTTGATGATGGGAACTGATTTAGTAAATAAATGGGGAATTTCAAAAGAAGTAAGGGAGACAATAGATAAATTACCTAATGATAAGTTTGTTTATGTTGAAAATCCATTTAAACCAGGAGAAAAGGTAGTAGCAGTACCTGTTCCTGAAATAGATTTAGCAATAATACATGTACAAAAAGCTTCTCCAGATGGAACTTGTTCTATAATAGGAGATGAATTCCATGATGTTGATATAGCTATAGCAGCTAAACGTTGTATTGTTACTTGTGAACAAGTAGTAAGTAATGAAGAAATTCGTTTAGATCCTACTAAAAATTCAATAGCTGGATTCTGTGTTGATGCAGTTGTTCATGCTCCATATGGTGCACATCCATCTCAATGTTACGGATTCTATGATTATGATAATGCTTTCTTAAAAATGTATGATGTAGCAAGTAAAACACAAGAAGATTTTGAAGCATTCTTAAAAGAATGGGTATATGATGTACCTACTCACGAAGCTTATTTAAATAAATTAGGAGCAACTCGTTTAATAAACTTAAATATAGTTCCTGGACTAGGATATGCTAAAAAAGCTGAGGAGGTAAAATAA
- a CDS encoding sodium ion-translocating decarboxylase subunit beta has protein sequence MNFIEVFKGIMLESGFVGATWQELVMILISFVLIYMAIVKKYEPLLLLPIAFGMFLANLPLAGLMKEAEPWYSSGVLRIIYSGVKSSLFPCLIFTCVGAMTDFGPLIANPISLLLGAAAQFGIYIAFMLANATGLFTVGEAAAIGIIGGADGPTAIYIANNLAPELVAPIAVAAYSYMALIPMIQPPIMRALTSEKERKIKMGQLRKVTKVEKVVFPVFVTLFCALLLPSTAPLIGMLMYGNLLKESGVVARLSDTAQNALCNLVTLLLGLSVGATANGTIFLRTQTLAIIGMGLMAFCFSTVGGVLLGKVLCIITGGKINPLIGSAGVSAVPMAARVAQVEGAKANPTNFLLMHAMGPNVAGVIGSAVAAGFFMMVFGK, from the coding sequence ATGAATTTTATAGAAGTTTTTAAAGGAATTATGTTAGAATCAGGATTTGTTGGAGCTACATGGCAAGAACTTGTTATGATTTTAATTTCATTTGTATTAATATATATGGCTATTGTAAAAAAATATGAGCCATTATTACTTTTACCAATAGCTTTTGGAATGTTTTTAGCAAATTTACCATTAGCAGGTCTTATGAAAGAAGCTGAGCCATGGTACTCTTCAGGAGTATTAAGAATTATATATAGTGGAGTAAAAAGTAGTTTATTTCCATGTTTAATTTTTACATGTGTTGGGGCCATGACAGATTTTGGACCATTAATTGCTAATCCAATTAGTTTATTACTTGGAGCAGCAGCACAATTTGGAATTTATATAGCATTTATGTTAGCTAATGCAACTGGACTATTTACAGTAGGAGAGGCAGCAGCAATAGGAATAATTGGAGGGGCTGATGGACCAACAGCTATTTATATAGCTAATAATTTAGCACCAGAATTAGTAGCACCAATAGCAGTGGCTGCATATTCATATATGGCGTTAATTCCAATGATTCAACCACCAATAATGAGAGCTTTGACAAGTGAAAAAGAAAGAAAAATAAAAATGGGACAATTAAGAAAAGTAACAAAAGTAGAAAAAGTGGTTTTCCCAGTTTTTGTTACATTATTCTGTGCTTTGTTATTACCATCAACAGCACCATTAATTGGTATGTTAATGTATGGTAATTTATTAAAAGAATCAGGAGTTGTTGCACGTTTATCTGATACAGCACAAAATGCACTATGTAACTTAGTAACTTTATTATTAGGTTTATCAGTTGGAGCAACAGCAAATGGAACTATATTCTTACGTACTCAAACATTAGCTATTATAGGTATGGGACTTATGGCTTTCTGTTTTTCAACTGTTGGTGGAGTTTTATTAGGAAAAGTTTTATGTATAATAACTGGAGGAAAGATAAATCCACTTATTGGATCAGCTGGAGTATCAGCAGTACCAATGGCAGCTAGAGTAGCACAAGTTGAAGGAGCTAAAGCTAATCCAACAAACTTCTTATTAATGCATGCAATGGGACCAAACGTTGCAGGAGTTATTGGTTCAGCAGTTGCTGCTGGATTCTTTATGATGGTTTTTGGTAAATAA
- a CDS encoding biotin/lipoyl-containing protein, which produces MKYIANVNGKRYEIELERVEDYRPMTREEIAAPAIAAAPVKVEVQAPVAPQPVAAPQPVNNTPAPQPVAAPAAPVSGGASTVVAPLPGTILDVKVTSGTPVKAGQIVIIMEAMKMETEVVAATDGVVDTILVKKGDAVDTDATLITLK; this is translated from the coding sequence ATGAAGTATATTGCCAATGTAAATGGAAAAAGATATGAAATAGAATTAGAGAGAGTAGAAGATTATAGACCAATGACACGTGAGGAAATAGCAGCTCCAGCTATTGCAGCTGCACCTGTTAAAGTAGAAGTTCAGGCTCCAGTAGCACCACAACCTGTAGCAGCACCACAACCAGTAAACAATACACCAGCACCACAACCTGTAGCAGCACCTGCAGCACCAGTTTCAGGAGGAGCATCAACAGTAGTAGCACCATTACCAGGAACAATTTTAGATGTAAAAGTAACTTCAGGAACACCTGTAAAAGCTGGTCAAATAGTAATAATAATGGAAGCAATGAAAATGGAAACAGAAGTTGTAGCAGCTACTGACGGGGTAGTAGATACTATCTTAGTAAAAAAAGGTGACGCAGTAGATACAGATGCAACTCTAATTACATTAAAATAA
- a CDS encoding OadG family protein, with the protein MFTGNTMGIFESVIVSALGLSVVFTALAILAIAIVIFSKIFNSLGLGENKATPKVVKPVEENVDEEHCAVIISAISEELRSKRGEYRIKSIKEIK; encoded by the coding sequence ATGTTTACTGGAAATACTATGGGGATATTTGAATCTGTAATAGTTTCTGCGTTAGGTTTATCTGTTGTTTTTACAGCGTTAGCAATATTAGCTATAGCTATTGTAATTTTCTCTAAAATTTTTAATTCTCTAGGATTAGGAGAAAATAAAGCAACTCCTAAAGTAGTAAAACCTGTTGAAGAAAATGTTGATGAAGAACATTGTGCTGTAATAATATCAGCTATTTCAGAGGAATTACGTTCTAAAAGAGGAGAATATAGAATTAAGTCTATAAAAGAAATTAAATAA
- a CDS encoding IclR family transcriptional regulator, giving the protein MVQSLLKAIELLELLKKSEDTCSIAQLSSELNIPPSTIHRILKTLCMALYVVKDEKSHEYRLGPALIPLGTSASKHLHLQNIAHEVLKRIATETGEDTFLIIPVEHKGIVLERIDGKRTLKLVEEFGDELYLHYGAIRKAILAFQSDDFIDKYIREVLDKGKSNLKVTPLELREKLKKIRLEGISTSSGDYAKGTFGIGAPIRNSSGQVIASLGVVVAKPKTFSEERVEFLKKIIKLAAQEVSNKMGYF; this is encoded by the coding sequence ATGGTACAAAGTTTATTAAAAGCAATAGAATTATTAGAATTATTAAAAAAAAGTGAAGATACTTGTTCAATAGCTCAACTTTCAAGTGAATTAAATATACCTCCAAGTACTATTCATAGAATATTAAAAACTTTATGTATGGCATTATATGTGGTAAAAGATGAAAAATCACATGAATATAGATTAGGACCGGCTTTAATTCCCTTAGGAACATCAGCATCCAAACATTTACATCTGCAAAATATAGCACATGAAGTTTTAAAAAGAATTGCTACGGAAACGGGAGAAGATACATTTTTGATTATTCCAGTTGAACATAAAGGAATAGTTTTAGAAAGAATAGATGGAAAAAGAACTCTTAAACTAGTAGAGGAATTCGGAGATGAATTATATCTTCATTATGGAGCTATAAGAAAAGCTATATTAGCTTTTCAAAGTGATGACTTTATTGATAAATATATAAGAGAAGTATTAGATAAAGGAAAAAGTAATTTAAAAGTAACTCCATTAGAGTTAAGAGAAAAATTAAAAAAAATAAGATTAGAAGGAATATCTACATCATCAGGAGATTATGCAAAAGGAACTTTTGGAATAGGAGCTCCTATAAGGAATAGTTCAGGACAGGTAATTGCTTCTTTAGGAGTTGTAGTAGCAAAACCTAAAACTTTTTCAGAGGAGAGAGTAGAATTTTTAAAAAAAATAATAAAATTAGCAGCACAAGAAGTTTCTAATAAAATGGGATATTTTTAA